From a region of the Zingiber officinale cultivar Zhangliang chromosome 4B, Zo_v1.1, whole genome shotgun sequence genome:
- the LOC121978783 gene encoding uncharacterized protein LOC121978783, with amino-acid sequence MATSLKKWSRVEVMQRNSSRWIPPYSWHCAVLLTVVNSCQFIVKYDDSKMGLQFVPRDWIRPRPPPFVGRFPWRAGDMVEVFEDYAWWPANVVDVIINGDNRIISVWPLNSMREIRARPSKIRLRKQWTQEQNWSIIDKFTNYEYRLETEEDFPYGVVGGKAPACDDRESCNTTGRKRRRSTEEEEEEELRQRLRRITVSLPSPASSTDYDSSDSSSSSMDDSPLSSVDSSKSPLF; translated from the exons ATGGCGACGAGTTTGAAGAAGTGGAGCAGAGTGGAGGTGATGCAGCGAAACAGTTCACGCTGGATTCCTCCCTACTCATGGCACTGCGCCGTACTCCTCACCGTCGTGAATTCCTGCCAATTCATCGTCAAGTACGATGACTCCAAGATGGGGCTGCAGTTCGTGCCGAGGGACTGGATCCGCCCTCGCCCTCCCCCCTTCGTCGGCCGTTTCCCGTGGAGAGCCGGCGACATGGTCGAGGTATTCGAGGACTACGCGTGGTGGCCGGCCAACGTCGTCGATGTAATAATTAATGGTGATAATCGGATCATTAGCGTTTGGCCCTTGAACTCAATGAGGGAGATCCGAGCTCGCCCTTCAAAGATCCGGCTGAGGAAGCAATGGACTCAAGAACAGAACTGGTCCATCATCGATAAGTTTACG AATTACGAGTATCGATTGGAGACGGAGGAAGATTTTCCTTACGGTGTCGTCGGCGGCAAAGCTCCAGCGTGCGACGACAGAGAGTCCTGCAACACCACCGGCCGGAAAAGGAGGAGATCaaccgaggaggaggaggaggaggagctccGGCAGCGCCTACGACGAATCACTGTCTCGCTGCCTTCCCCTGCTTCTTCGACGGATTACGACTCCAGCGATTCATCATCGTCTTCCATGGATGATTCCCCATTGTCTTCCGTCGATAGTTCGAAGTCTCCGTTATTTTAA
- the LOC121977210 gene encoding SNF1-related protein kinase regulatory subunit beta-2-like isoform X1 yields MGNVSSFRESGEGGSSRSPAGSDDLMGQSPPQSPKSASQSPLLFSPQLFLQIPVTPLQRQEEMQSNQGMSNSRMYDDVLDEQGIPTMINWNHGGNEVFVEGSWDNWKTKKPLQMSGKDFTVMVVLPSGFYQYRFIVDGEWKYAPDVPWMNDYMGNVHNILDLKPFVPENLGGIAGLETPQSPESSYNNQPLVSEDFSKEPPLLPPQLQGTLLDAPASMDCPSSLARLPHVVLNHLYIQKSSSGQPVVALAKTHRFLSKYVTVTLYKSLARPRHDELD; encoded by the exons ATGGGGAATGTAAGTAGCTTCAGAGAAAGTGGAGAGGGTGGAAGCTCGCGCTCCCCAGCAGGGTCAGACGATCTGATGGGGCAGAGCCCGCCGCAAAGCCCTAAAAGTGCATCGCAGTcgcctctcctcttctctccccAG CTTTTTCTTCAGATCCCAGTTACTCCACTGCAAAGACAAGAGGAGATGCAAAGCAATCAAGGAATGTCAAATTCTAGAATGTATGATGATGTCCTCGATGAACAGGGGATTCCAACAATGATCAACTGGAACCATGGAGGCAATGAAGTTTTTGTGGAAGGATCGTGGGATAATTGGAAGACAAA GAAACCATTGCAAATGTCTGGCAAGGATTTTACAGTCATGGTGGTTCTTCCTTCAGGCTTCTACCAGTACAGATTCATTGTCGATGGAGAATGGAAGTATGCACCGGACGTGCCATGGATGAATGACTATATGGGGAATGTCCACAACATTTTGGACTTGAAG CCGTTTGTTCCAGAGAACTTAGGAGGGATTGCTGGCCTCGAAACACCTCAGTCACCAGAGTCGAGCTACAACAACCAGCCCCTTGTTTCGGAGGACTTCAGCAAAGAGCCTCCACTTCTACCTCCGCAGCTCCAAGGCACTCTTCTCGACGCACCGGCCTCCATGGATTGCCCTTCCTCCCTTGCAAGGCTTCCCCATGTGGTTCTAAACCATCTCTACATCCAAAAGAGCAGTAGTGGTCAGCCTGTGGTGGCACTAGCGAAAACTCATAGGTTTCTCTCCAAGTATGTCACTGTGACACTCTACAAGTCCCTGGCAAG ACCGAGACACGATGAGTTGGACTGA
- the LOC121977210 gene encoding SNF1-related protein kinase regulatory subunit beta-2-like isoform X4, which produces MGNVSSFRESGEGGSSRSPAGSDDLMGQSPPQSPKSASQSPLLFSPQLFLQIPVTPLQRQEEMQSNQGMSNSRMYDDVLDEQGIPTMINWNHGGNEVFVEGSWDNWKTKKPLQMSGKDFTVMVVLPSGFYQYRFIVDGEWKYAPDVPWMNDYMGNVHNILDLKPFVPENLGGIAGLETPQSPESSYNNQPLVSEDFSKEPPLLPPQLQGTLLDAPASMDCPSSLARLPHVVLNHLYIQKSSSGQPVVALAKTHRFLSKYVTVTLYKSLAR; this is translated from the exons ATGGGGAATGTAAGTAGCTTCAGAGAAAGTGGAGAGGGTGGAAGCTCGCGCTCCCCAGCAGGGTCAGACGATCTGATGGGGCAGAGCCCGCCGCAAAGCCCTAAAAGTGCATCGCAGTcgcctctcctcttctctccccAG CTTTTTCTTCAGATCCCAGTTACTCCACTGCAAAGACAAGAGGAGATGCAAAGCAATCAAGGAATGTCAAATTCTAGAATGTATGATGATGTCCTCGATGAACAGGGGATTCCAACAATGATCAACTGGAACCATGGAGGCAATGAAGTTTTTGTGGAAGGATCGTGGGATAATTGGAAGACAAA GAAACCATTGCAAATGTCTGGCAAGGATTTTACAGTCATGGTGGTTCTTCCTTCAGGCTTCTACCAGTACAGATTCATTGTCGATGGAGAATGGAAGTATGCACCGGACGTGCCATGGATGAATGACTATATGGGGAATGTCCACAACATTTTGGACTTGAAG CCGTTTGTTCCAGAGAACTTAGGAGGGATTGCTGGCCTCGAAACACCTCAGTCACCAGAGTCGAGCTACAACAACCAGCCCCTTGTTTCGGAGGACTTCAGCAAAGAGCCTCCACTTCTACCTCCGCAGCTCCAAGGCACTCTTCTCGACGCACCGGCCTCCATGGATTGCCCTTCCTCCCTTGCAAGGCTTCCCCATGTGGTTCTAAACCATCTCTACATCCAAAAGAGCAGTAGTGGTCAGCCTGTGGTGGCACTAGCGAAAACTCATAGGTTTCTCTCCAAGTATGTCACTGTGACACTCTACAAGTCCCTGGCAAG ataa
- the LOC121977210 gene encoding SNF1-related protein kinase regulatory subunit beta-2-like isoform X3 — MGNVSSFRESGEGGSSRSPAGSDDLMGQSPPQSPKSASQSPLLFSPQLFLQIPVTPLQRQEEMQSNQGMSNSRMYDDVLDEQGIPTMINWNHGGNEVFVEGSWDNWKTKKPLQMSGKDFTVMVVLPSGFYQYRFIVDGEWKYAPDVPWMNDYMGNVHNILDLKPFVPENLGGIAGLETPQSPESSYNNQPLVSEDFSKEPPLLPPQLQGTLLDAPASMDCPSSLARLPHVVLNHLYIQKSSSGQPVVALAKTHRFLSKYVTVTLYKSLAR; from the exons ATGGGGAATGTAAGTAGCTTCAGAGAAAGTGGAGAGGGTGGAAGCTCGCGCTCCCCAGCAGGGTCAGACGATCTGATGGGGCAGAGCCCGCCGCAAAGCCCTAAAAGTGCATCGCAGTcgcctctcctcttctctccccAG CTTTTTCTTCAGATCCCAGTTACTCCACTGCAAAGACAAGAGGAGATGCAAAGCAATCAAGGAATGTCAAATTCTAGAATGTATGATGATGTCCTCGATGAACAGGGGATTCCAACAATGATCAACTGGAACCATGGAGGCAATGAAGTTTTTGTGGAAGGATCGTGGGATAATTGGAAGACAAA GAAACCATTGCAAATGTCTGGCAAGGATTTTACAGTCATGGTGGTTCTTCCTTCAGGCTTCTACCAGTACAGATTCATTGTCGATGGAGAATGGAAGTATGCACCGGACGTGCCATGGATGAATGACTATATGGGGAATGTCCACAACATTTTGGACTTGAAG CCGTTTGTTCCAGAGAACTTAGGAGGGATTGCTGGCCTCGAAACACCTCAGTCACCAGAGTCGAGCTACAACAACCAGCCCCTTGTTTCGGAGGACTTCAGCAAAGAGCCTCCACTTCTACCTCCGCAGCTCCAAGGCACTCTTCTCGACGCACCGGCCTCCATGGATTGCCCTTCCTCCCTTGCAAGGCTTCCCCATGTGGTTCTAAACCATCTCTACATCCAAAAGAGCAGTAGTGGTCAGCCTGTGGTGGCACTAGCGAAAACTCATAGGTTTCTCTCCAAGTATGTCACTGTGACACTCTACAAGTCCCTGGCAAGGTGA
- the LOC121977210 gene encoding SNF1-related protein kinase regulatory subunit beta-2-like isoform X2 produces the protein MGNVSSFRESGEGGSSRSPAGSDDLMGQSPPQSPKSASQSPLLFSPQIPVTPLQRQEEMQSNQGMSNSRMYDDVLDEQGIPTMINWNHGGNEVFVEGSWDNWKTKKPLQMSGKDFTVMVVLPSGFYQYRFIVDGEWKYAPDVPWMNDYMGNVHNILDLKPFVPENLGGIAGLETPQSPESSYNNQPLVSEDFSKEPPLLPPQLQGTLLDAPASMDCPSSLARLPHVVLNHLYIQKSSSGQPVVALAKTHRFLSKYVTVTLYKSLARPRHDELD, from the exons ATGGGGAATGTAAGTAGCTTCAGAGAAAGTGGAGAGGGTGGAAGCTCGCGCTCCCCAGCAGGGTCAGACGATCTGATGGGGCAGAGCCCGCCGCAAAGCCCTAAAAGTGCATCGCAGTcgcctctcctcttctctccccAG ATCCCAGTTACTCCACTGCAAAGACAAGAGGAGATGCAAAGCAATCAAGGAATGTCAAATTCTAGAATGTATGATGATGTCCTCGATGAACAGGGGATTCCAACAATGATCAACTGGAACCATGGAGGCAATGAAGTTTTTGTGGAAGGATCGTGGGATAATTGGAAGACAAA GAAACCATTGCAAATGTCTGGCAAGGATTTTACAGTCATGGTGGTTCTTCCTTCAGGCTTCTACCAGTACAGATTCATTGTCGATGGAGAATGGAAGTATGCACCGGACGTGCCATGGATGAATGACTATATGGGGAATGTCCACAACATTTTGGACTTGAAG CCGTTTGTTCCAGAGAACTTAGGAGGGATTGCTGGCCTCGAAACACCTCAGTCACCAGAGTCGAGCTACAACAACCAGCCCCTTGTTTCGGAGGACTTCAGCAAAGAGCCTCCACTTCTACCTCCGCAGCTCCAAGGCACTCTTCTCGACGCACCGGCCTCCATGGATTGCCCTTCCTCCCTTGCAAGGCTTCCCCATGTGGTTCTAAACCATCTCTACATCCAAAAGAGCAGTAGTGGTCAGCCTGTGGTGGCACTAGCGAAAACTCATAGGTTTCTCTCCAAGTATGTCACTGTGACACTCTACAAGTCCCTGGCAAG ACCGAGACACGATGAGTTGGACTGA
- the LOC121977210 gene encoding SNF1-related protein kinase regulatory subunit beta-2-like isoform X5: protein MGNVSSFRESGEGGSSRSPAGSDDLMGQSPPQSPKSASQSPLLFSPQIPVTPLQRQEEMQSNQGMSNSRMYDDVLDEQGIPTMINWNHGGNEVFVEGSWDNWKTKKPLQMSGKDFTVMVVLPSGFYQYRFIVDGEWKYAPDVPWMNDYMGNVHNILDLKPFVPENLGGIAGLETPQSPESSYNNQPLVSEDFSKEPPLLPPQLQGTLLDAPASMDCPSSLARLPHVVLNHLYIQKSSSGQPVVALAKTHRFLSKYVTVTLYKSLAR from the exons ATGGGGAATGTAAGTAGCTTCAGAGAAAGTGGAGAGGGTGGAAGCTCGCGCTCCCCAGCAGGGTCAGACGATCTGATGGGGCAGAGCCCGCCGCAAAGCCCTAAAAGTGCATCGCAGTcgcctctcctcttctctccccAG ATCCCAGTTACTCCACTGCAAAGACAAGAGGAGATGCAAAGCAATCAAGGAATGTCAAATTCTAGAATGTATGATGATGTCCTCGATGAACAGGGGATTCCAACAATGATCAACTGGAACCATGGAGGCAATGAAGTTTTTGTGGAAGGATCGTGGGATAATTGGAAGACAAA GAAACCATTGCAAATGTCTGGCAAGGATTTTACAGTCATGGTGGTTCTTCCTTCAGGCTTCTACCAGTACAGATTCATTGTCGATGGAGAATGGAAGTATGCACCGGACGTGCCATGGATGAATGACTATATGGGGAATGTCCACAACATTTTGGACTTGAAG CCGTTTGTTCCAGAGAACTTAGGAGGGATTGCTGGCCTCGAAACACCTCAGTCACCAGAGTCGAGCTACAACAACCAGCCCCTTGTTTCGGAGGACTTCAGCAAAGAGCCTCCACTTCTACCTCCGCAGCTCCAAGGCACTCTTCTCGACGCACCGGCCTCCATGGATTGCCCTTCCTCCCTTGCAAGGCTTCCCCATGTGGTTCTAAACCATCTCTACATCCAAAAGAGCAGTAGTGGTCAGCCTGTGGTGGCACTAGCGAAAACTCATAGGTTTCTCTCCAAGTATGTCACTGTGACACTCTACAAGTCCCTGGCAAGGTGA
- the LOC121978052 gene encoding uncharacterized protein LOC121978052: MMVKEGGADLLPSSDPKTPSSTADAGVFGKGRYRFWALAAILLLAFWSMLTGTVTLRWSAGDLNRLAHDFDVPVAVNPDLDVLEMEEREKAVRHMWDVYAHAQTRRIRLPRFWQEAFEAAYQDLSGDDPDARDAAVAEIARMSLRMLDPEAPPRNPKAAEIKRNQRLRDGISSLVSGSSSSDAR, from the exons ATGATGGTTAAGGAAGGCGGCGCGGATCTCCTTCCTTCGTCGGATCCCAAGACTCCTTCTTCAACCGCCGACGCTGGCGTCTTCGGCAAGGGCCGATACAGGTTCTGGGCGCTTGCGGCCATCCTCCTCCTTGCATTCTGGTCCATGCTCACCGGCACTGTCACCCTCCGATGGTCAGCCGGCGACCTCAACCGCCTCGCCCACGACTTTGACGTCCCCGTCGCGGTTAACCCGGATCTCGACGTTCTG GAGATGGAAGAGCGGGAGAAGGCGGTGAGGCACATGTGGGACGTGTACGCCCACGCCCAAACTCGCCGGATCCGGTTGCCGAGGTTCTGGCAGGAAGCGTTCGAGGCGGCGTACCAAGACCTTTCCGGCGACGACCCCGACGCCAGGGACGCTGCCGTCGCCGAGATCGCTCGAATGTCGTTGCGGATGCTCGATCCAGAGGCTCCCCCGCGAAATCCCAAG GCTGCTGAAATAAAGAGGAACCAAAGACTTCGAGATGGCATTTCTTCGTTGGTGTCAGGGTCCTCGTCTTCTGATGCTCGATAG
- the LOC121977212 gene encoding ATP-dependent Clp protease proteolytic subunit 6, chloroplastic-like has translation MASLAISVSLGTASALSNSVKPTISRNMAKPHASLHLTGKQSKANSLSLKLNEQQNGSLRYDTVIRAKGENPPIMPAIKTPAGPLDLSTVLFRNRIIFIGQPINSQVAQRVISQLVTLATVDEDADILIYLNCPGGSVYSVLAIYDCMSWIKPKVGTVCFGISASQASLLLAGGEKGMRYAMPNARIMIHQLQSGCGGHVEDVRRQVDEAVQNRHKIDKMFAAFTGQPLEVIQKYIERDRYFSAAEAMDFGLIDGVLETLY, from the exons ATGGCTTCCTTGGCCATCTCCGTGTCGCTCGGAACCGCCTCCGCCCTCTCCAACTCCGTGAAACCAACTATTTCGAG AAACATGGCCAAGCCACACGCCTCGCTTCATCTCACGG GCAAGCAGAGTAAGGCTAATAGTTTGTCTTTGAAGCTCAATGAACAACAAAATGGCTCTCTTAG ATATGATACAGTCATAAGGGCAAAAGGCGAAAACCCTCCTATAATGCCTGCCATCAAGACACCAGCTGGACCTTTGGATCTTTCTACTGTATTATTTCGCAATCGCATAATCTTCATTGGGCAACCAATTAACTCACAAGTGGCCCAACGTGTTATATCACAACTTGTGACACTTGCTACTGTTGATGAGGATGCTGACATCCTG ATCTACCTAAACTGCCCTGGTGGGAGTGTGTATTCTGTCCTTGCAATTTATGATTGTATGTCCTGG ATAAAACCGAAGGTGGGAACAGTATGCTTTGGAATATCAGCTAGCCAGGCTTCGCTTCTTCTTGCTGGCGGAGAGAAGGGGATGCGTTATGCTATGCCTAATGCCCGGATAATGATACATCAACTGCAAAGTGGATGTGGG GGCCATGTGGAGGATGTTCGGCGTCAAGTTGACGAAGCTGTTCAGAACCGTCAT AAAATCGATAaaatgtttgctgcatttactggCCAACCTCTGGAGGTAATTCAAAAGTACATCGAACGGGATCGTTATTTCTCTGCTGCCGAG GCTATGGATTTTGGTCTCATCGATGGTGTATTGGAGACACTGTATTAG